A segment of the Streptococcus chenjunshii genome:
CTTTTTCTGCTGGCGTTTCTTTACTTTGTCATGCCTATTTACTATAATGAAGCTAAAAAACAAGAACTTAGGCAGGATTTTGTCAGTACTGTCAGACAGGTAGATGGTCTCTCGAAAGATGATATCATTAAAAAAATGGCTGTCCAGGACCGTAAGCAGGTTAATATTTTATATGTTTTATTCGACAGTTCTGGGGAAGTCATCTACCCTAACTTATCGGATGAAACTGTCAGTGACCAGGATCAAGACTATATTGAAGAAACAAATTATGATGAGATAGGAGCCTGGACCAAAGCCATAACCTCGGAAGAAGGGGAAAAATATACTGTTCAGGCTGAGTATGGTTTCAATTCGCTGTCCGCCGTCAGTCAGCTCTTGGTGACTTTTTACCCTTTTGTTATTCTGCTTGTTATCTCTTTGGCCGGTTTGGTGGCTTATGTTTACAGCCGTCTGTCCAACCAAAGGATAAGAGCGATTTCACAGACAGCCAGACAAATGCAAAGTTTGGATAAAAACCTTTCCTGCCAAATAAAGGGTCATGATGAAATCGCAGCTTTAGCCGAGGATGTTAACCATCTTTACGCAAAATTACTGACCAGCATTGAAGAATTAAAGGCAGAAAATGAAAGAACAATTGAGCGTGAGCGGCAAAAATCGGAATTTCTGCGGATGAGTTCACATGAATTAAAGACACCTTTGGCCAGCCTCTTAGGCTTAGTTGAGGGCATGCTTTACAATGTCGGCGATTTTAAGAACCATGATAAATATTTACAAAAATGTCGCAGCATTTTGCAGGAACAGTCACAGCTGGTTCAGGCTGTATTAGAGGCGACCAATCTCGATTTGACGATGTCTTCCGCACATGAGGCATTTTCCTTGACAGAAGAACTCAGGCAGCATTTGGATACCTACCACGTTTTAGCCGAAATCAAGGCTTATCAGTTTATAACTGACTTAGATCCTGTTACAGTAACAGCCAATCCTGTTTATCTTTTAAAAGCCATAAAGAACCTTTTAGACAATGCTTTTCGTTATACCAAAGAAGGGGGAACCATTCAGCTTAGACTGACCAGGCAGCAGCTGGTGATAGAAAATGAGGCAGATTATCTGTTAAAAGAAAATGAACTGGAGCAGATTTTTCAGCCTTTTTACCGCCCCGATTTCAGCCGAAGCCGAAAAGACGGCGGTACCGGCATCGGTCTCTTTTTAGTTCAGCAAATTCTGGATAAGCATGGCATGGCTTATAAATTTGAGCGGACGGCAGACAAAACCATGCGCTTCACAATTGACTTGTCACAAAAGATGCTCTGATTCTATTATGCAGAATCAGAGCTTTTCGTTATTTATACTGCAGCATGCTGCTTTTACCCCCTAAAAAGGGAGCTTACCGGCAAACTGCCCCATTGTTTTCTGACTGGCCTCTTCAACCTGTTTAAGTGCATCGTTGATAGCCTGGCTGGTCATATCCGCAAGCGTTTCAATATCTTCAGGGTCAACAACTGCTTCTTTGTAGTCAATTGAAACCAGTTTTTTATCTCCAGTAAAGGTGACGACCACAAGTTCCTGAGCAGATTTGCCCACAAAAGTAGTCTTGGCTAATTCAGCCTGCTTAGCTTCCATCTGCTTTTGCAGTTTTTGCGCTTGCTTCATCATATTTTGCATGTTCATCATAATGTTTTTGTGATTCCTTTCATAACGGGCTTTGAGCCTTATTTTATTTGGTTGGCGGGGGCTAAAACTCTCGCGGCAGACAACCCTGCCTATCAAGGGACTTGCCTGCCTGTCACCGCTGATAACCCTGCTTACAGCCGCAGTACTGCGGAGCCCGTTTCTTATTATATCATTTTTGGTCTTCAGTTCAAAACTGGATGAAGATAACAGCAGTAAAAAGAGAATGAGACAAAAATCGATAATTCGGAGAAATACGATTTTGCCGTCCCATTCTCTTTTTAGCAGTTATGGCAGGAATTTTCCGGAAGCAAGATAGAGCTGGTACCATTCATGGTGGGTGAGCTCAACATCGCTGGCTGAGCAGATATCTATGAGGTGATGCGGATTCATGGTGCCGGTTATAGCCTGCATTTTAGCTGGGTGGCGAAGAATCCAGGCAATTGCGATAGCTGCTTTGGAAACCTGATATTTATCAGCCAACTCCTGCAGAGCCTTGTTGAGTTCCGGATATTTCGGACTGTCGATGAAGCTGCCTTCAAACATGCCGTACTGGAGAGGCGACCAAGCCTGAATAGTAATATCATGCAGCCGGCAGTAATCCAGTGTGCCGTTGTCACGATCGATGGACATATCAGTCGTCTTGTTATTGATATACAAAGTTTGGTCGATCAGCTGGGACTGTTCCAATGATAACTGAAGCTGATTGAAAATTAATGGCTGCTTGACATATTTTTTAAGCAATTCGATTTGCATGACTGGAACATTGCTGACACCAAAATAGCGCACTTTTCCAGATTTTTCAAGCTGATCGAATGCTTCGGCAACCTGCTCCGGTTCAAAAATTAAATCGGGACGGTGAAGAAGGACTGAGTCAAGATGGTCGGTCTTTAAACGGCGCAGACTGTCATCGACACGTGCCAGAATATTCTCCTTGCTCCAATCAAATTCATTGCGGTCAAATTCCAGACCTACCTTAGACTGAATAAAGATCTCTTCACGGCTGAGTCCGGTTTGACCAAACGCTTCCCCAAAGCGGGATTCGGCTTCGCCATGTCCGTAGACCGTAGCGTGATCGAAAAAAGTAACACCATATTCAGCTGCTGTTTCAATTATTTTGGCCGCTTCTGAAACGGATAAGGCAGGCATACGCATACAGCCAAGCACAATTGCCGCCGCTTTCTGCGGCCCCTGAGAAACCTTAATTGTTTTCATCTTCTACCTCCATATGTTTGATACCCTTATTATAACCCTTAGACTAGGTCTAAAGTCAACCCAAAAAGTATGGACAAAAATAAACTCACCATGCAGCAGCAAAAAAGTTAAATCATTGACTTAGAGTAAGTCTAATATGTTAAGATAAGCTAAGAGCCAAGTTGTTAGCTTGAGCTGATAAAGTAAAAAAGGTAAAGGGGGATCTGTTATGGATTTTATTAAAACACGGGCAGCTGTTGCCTGGGCACCAAATAAACCGCTTAAAATTGAAGAATTAGATCTTATGATGCCGCAAAAAGGCGAGGTTATGGTCCGTATCACGGCAACAGGTGTCTGCCACACTGATGCCTATACATTGTCAGGGAAAGACTCTGAAGGTGTTTTTCCCTGTGTGCTTGGCCATGAAGGCGCTGGGATTGTAGAAGCAGTTGGAGAAGGGGTCACAGAATTTCAAGTTGGGGATCATGTTATTCCGCTTTATACAGCCGAATGCGGAAAATGTAAATTCTGTCTGTCGGGCAAAACCAACTTATGTTCTGCAGTCCGTGAAACACAAGGACACGGAGTTATGCCTGATGGCACAGTCCGTTTCTTCAAAGACGGGCAGCCCATCTACCACTACATGGGAACATCAACCTTTGCTGAACATACAGTTGTCTCAGAATATTCACTGGTCAAAATTCAGGAAGATGCACCGCTTGAGGAAGTCTGTCTGCTTGGCTGCGGTGTGACAACCGGTATGGGTGCTGTTTTGAACACGGCCAAAGTTGAAGAAGGTGCAACAGTTGCTATCTTTGGTCTCGGAGGGATTGGTTTGGCTGCTATTATCGGATCCCGAATGGCAAAAGCCGGCCGCATCATCGCTATTGATCTTAATCCGGACAAATTTGAAAAAGCTAAAAAGCTTGGAGCGACAGATTTTGTCAATCCTAATGATTACAACAAACCTATCCAAGATGTTATTATTGAAATAACTGACGGCGGTGTGGATTACTCCTTTGAATGTATCGGCAATGTTGATGTGATGCGTGCAGCCTTGGAATGCTGCCATAAAGGCTGGGGTGAGAGCATTATTATCGGTGTTGCTCCGGCAGGTGCTGAAATTCATACACGTCCCTTCCAATTGGTGACAGGACGTGTATGGCGCGGTTCAGCTTTTGGAGGTGTCAAAGGGAAGACACAATTGCCAGGCATTGTTCGGCAGTATATGGACGGAGAATTCAGTCTTAGTGATTTTATTACTCATACAATGCCGTTAGAACAAATTAATAGAGCTTTTGATCTGATGCATGAAGGTCAATCTATTCGTACTGTTATCCATTACTGAGAAGAGGTTGATATGAAACGATTATCAAAAAACAGAATCTTTGGTGGCTGGCATGAACGCTACAGTCATCAGTCAACAAGCACTCAAACTGAGATGGTCTTTGCTATCTACTTGCCGCCACAGATTGGGGAAGGGCAAAAAGTACCAGTTCTTTACTTCCTATCAGGTTTGACCTGTACCGATGAGAATTTTTCAACCAAGGCAGGGGCACAGCAGTATGCCGCCAAATACGGTCTTGCTCTGGTGATACCGGATACATCGCCGCGCGGCAAGGAGGTTGCAGATGACGAAGCTTATGATTTGGGACAAGGAGCTGGTTTTTATCTCAATGCTTCGCAAGCACCTTGGGCGGAGCATTACCGTATGTATGATTATATTGTAGACGAATTGCCTAAGCTGATTGAAGCGCATTTCCCGGTGACAGAGGAGCGCTCCATTTTCGGACACAGTATGGGCGGGCACGGCGCTCTTCAGATTGCTTTAAAAAATCCCAACCGCTATGCTTCTGTCTCAGCTTTTGCACCTATTGTCAATCCGATAGATGTCCCGTGGGGTAAAAAAGCGTTTACAGCTTATCTTGGCGAAGATAAGACTGCTTGGGCTGCTTATGACAGTGTCCAATTGCTGGGACATGCCCAAAATGTCTGCCCTGTTTTAATTGATCAGGGATTGTCAGATAGTTTTTATCCTGAACAGCTGCAGCCTGAAATTTTTGAGGAGAAGGCCGAAAAGAAAGGTATCCCAATCTGCTTGAATCTGCGTGAAGGTTATGATCACAGCTATTATTTCATTGCTAGTTTTGTTGAGCAGCATATTGTTTTTCATGCTAAATATTTGGGACTTCTGTAAAGAGATAATCGGCCCTGACTTTGATTTAGCTAGGATCTAAATATCATATCAGGCAAAAAATGAATGTGGCTTAAAAGCTGCAGGAGTGCGCTAATGAAATCGGAGATTTCAGACTTACGGCCTATTTTTGCTTTGTTCTTTTCACGGCCTTTGTAACTTAATAAAAGAAAGGACTATTCTATGACGACAATCAAGCAGGTTTCTGAGGAGCTTGGTCTGTCACCGCATTCTATTCGCTTTTATGAAAAAGAAGGAATGGTTACAATCCCACGTAATGCCCATGGTATCAGAGATTTCGATGTGAGCAGCATTGATCGTTTGAAAGCTATTGCGCATTACCGCCGTGTGGGAATGTCTTTGCGGGATATTCAAGCTATTTTAGCGGAATTTCATAACCATGCCCTATCAACAAAACTTTTAGAAAAAACACAAATTAAATTGGAAAAGCAGATTGAGGAGCTTAAGGAAACGAACGCTTATCTAACCGAAAAGATAAAAATTCACAGGCGTTTAGCCGAATTAGAGGCGCGAGGATATGATGAAAATAGGCGAACGGCAGCTTATTATGAGATGAGGCTGCAGGACACAGAAGAGGCAGAAAATCTTGATAGGCAGGTGCGGAAGCAAGGAAAAATCCGCAAGAAAAATAGCTAACAAGATGAATTTTAATGACAGACAGCTCCCTGATAATTGAGAAGTATCAGCAAAAAAGGCTTCTTTCATTTTATAACAGTCTCTGCTGAATATATAGTGTCTATCCGATAATCAAGTTCAAAAAACAAACAGAAGAAAAAGCGGAACAAAATCAAAAATTTCAGAGAAATTCGATTTTGTTCCGCTTTTTTGTATCCTGTCTGTACGGCTTTATCAAAAGAATGACTGCGGTAAACTGTCATTCTAGATCAGGCTTCAGTTTATGGTGGCTTGAAACCGTTACGTTAATAGTGTGTATGAAAAGAGTGGGGGTTGATATGGAGTACTTGTGCTTTTTCGTCCTTTCGGGCACCGGTCAACTTTATCAATGACTTAAGAACTGCAGGCTGCGGCTTTATTGCCTCAGCTATTTCTTTAAATGAAAAACATCAGCCATTCTGTTATAGCTGGCTTCCTCGCCAATAAAATAAATCAGATCATCTTTCTGCAATTTTTGGTAGGGACTGGGAGCTAAGAGAAGCTCATTGTTTCTTTCAATAGCCACAAGGACTGCTCCTGTTTTATGCCATATCTGCGCCTCCTGAATCTGCATACCGATGAGTTCTGAATCGGCAGTCAGTCTCAATCCGTAAGGATCAAGAGGGTATTTTTTGGTAACCAGTTTGGTTTGCTCTAAATAAACAGAGACTAAGCCCTTAAGCTCTAAGAGGCTTTTTTCTTGTTCATCAATTTTTTTAAGAATTCGTTCCTTCTGGGTTTCGGCATCATTTGTACTGTCGAACTCTTCGACAAATTCTATTGCCTTTTCCTTGGATAAGACGACAGCTCCGCTGCCGTGTTTCAGTGAGACAATATGCAGATCGGCCAGAATATTCAAAGCACGTCTGGTTGTTTCCGGAGAAACGCTAAAAGTAGAAGCCAAAGTGGAGCGGGATTTGATTTTTTCTCCGACAGGGTATTCACCGATAGCAATTTTTTTAGCTACTTCAACGGCAATTTTTTGAAATTTTGCCGTTTTTACAATTTTTCGATTAGGCATAATTCCTCCTGTATTAAAAAATGGCTGAAACCGAGCAAGGGGTTAACTGTTTCAGCCTGAGAGATCTTTTATAGCGGCTGAAACGGAACGGATCATTATTTTCAGTGCTGACTGCGGCCTAATCCTGCTTTTGGCTCAAATAGGCCAGCACCGTTTGGTGCCTCAGGTTTCTTTTGAGAAGTCCAGCTAAGCTCTTGATCAGTCTGGTCAAAAATTTTTAAAAGCCCTTTCTGAAATCATAGGGGGGCAAAATGCGGGCGTTCCAGATTTGTTTTGTTTAAAGTTTTAAATTATTTTTTTACATTTAATACTATAGCATATCAGGGGTTCTTAGACAACATAATATGAAAAAAATGTTGTTACTGAGTAAAAACACTTGACAAGGAAGAATAAGTATAATATAATGACAATATACTTTTTAAAAAAAGTTGTCACTAAAAAATGAGGCAGCATTCTTCTATAAAAGAAGTGTCTTTTTTTGAACTTAGTTATTATAAGGAGGAAATTTTTATGTTATGGTCAATTATTATCGGTGCTTTAATCGGTGTTGCGGCAGGAGCCCTTACTAAAGAAGGCGGCTCGATGGGCTGGATTGCTAATATCGCTGCGGGTCTGATTGGTTCAGCAGTCGGTCAGGCACTGTTTGGGACATGGGGCCCCAGCTTAGCCGGTATGGCTCTTATCCCTTCAATTTTAGGGGCAGTTATTGTCGTTGTTGTGGTATCATTTTTCCTAAATCGTGCGAGATAGGAGCTGCCAGATGAATAAAGCAGCAAAAACAGTTTTTATTTTGCTTGGTCTGCTTCTTTTTCTTCTATTAGGTGCTGGGGCTGCCAATCATGTCAGTATAGCCTCACTTCCTGATGAGATGGAAGGGATTGGGCGTTTCTTTAGGGTAGGTTCTGCTGCAGAAAGTGCTCTATCTCCCTATTTATTTTGGTTAGCTCTTATCTTTATGGGACTCATTTTGACTTTTATACTGATTATTGCTTTTTATCCAAGAACCTATACGGAAATCGAGCTGGCAGATGACCAGCCAGGAAAGCTAAATCTGAAAAAATCAGCTTTAGAAAGTTACGTACGGGCTATTGTTGAAGCAGAAGGGATAATGAAATCTCCTGCAGTATCAGCTAAGCTATATAAAAATAGCTTTAAAATCAGGATTTCAGGTAAGATTATTCCGCGTATTAATATCACAGAGAAGTTAGAACATCTAAAACAGGAAATCCGTACAGGATTGGATACTTTCTTCGGTATACAAAAGAAAATTAATTATCGGATTGAAGTCAGCCACATTGACAACAAGAGGCAGACAGCAGTTAATCGTGTAGAATAGGAGGACATATGGATTTGATACAACTCTTTAAACAGTACCGCTATCCTATTGCTGGCGGCCTGCTGGGACTGATACTTGCTCTTTTATTGGTAAGTTACGGTTTCTTGAAAACACTCATTATCCTAATTTTCATATCGGCAGGTATCTATGGTTCTGCCTACTTGAAAAAGACTGGGATACTAGATCATTTGAAATAGGAGAAGTATGATAGCAGGAATGAGATCTGACAGTTCAGGCAATACAATTAAAGGTGAACTGACATACGCCGATAAAGTGATTGAAAAAATAGTTGGTTTAGCGCTGGGATCAGTTGACGGTCTGCTTGCAGCCGACGGCGGCTTTTTAGCCAATGTCAAAGATAGGCTGCTGAATACAGATACTACAACAGACGGTATCCAGGTTGAGGTTGGTCAAAAACAGGTCGCAGTAGATTTAGCTATTATTGTCCAATACCAAAAACATGTTCCGACTGTTTTTCAGCATATTAAAACGGCTGTCGCAAAAGAAATCAAAGGAATGACCGGATTAGAAGTTGTGGAAGTCAATGTCAGTGTTGCTGATATTAAGACTCGGGAGCAGCATGAAGCTGACAAAGTCAGTCTGCAGGACCGCTTGACAGACACTGCCCAAACAACCGGAACATTTGTCGCAGAACAGTACCATAAGCTGGCAAAAGACACTAAATTAAGAGAGCGGGACAACAATCGGTAAATCGTCATAAGCTGACGATTTCGGTTTTGCCGTCCCGCCTCCGCACAGTTGTTTAGAAAGACCGCTGCCCCTTGCGCAGCAAGGGATAAGACCTTCTGATCAGCCGCTGTGTAAACTCATATGTTTAAAAAAGTAAAATGAGACAGGATTCTTGTCCTGGCCTCACAAGTGATACAGAAAGATGAAACTAAAACTATGGAAAAAGAAAAATACGATGCAAAAGTTAAACAAGCAAAGGGTTCTCTGCGGGAAGCAGCCGGCCGTCTGACAGGCGACAGGAAAAGGGAAGCCAAAGGAACAGCAGAGAAACTTTCAGGCAAGATTAAAGAAAAAGCAGCAGATGCTAAAGAAGCTGTCAAAAATGCATCAAATAAGGAAAGCCTATAAAAGGTTTAACAGCAAGAAAGAAATCAAAGGGGTGATTTTATGACAGAAACAGCAGTTACTGATCACACTATCCGGCAAACACATCAATCGTCAGATTTAAAAGGTGACATTATTTACAGTGATAAGGTCATTGAAAAAATTATTGGGAAATCGTTAAAAACCGTTTCAGGGCTTTTAGCTTTCAGCGGTGGGTTTTTCTCTGACTTAAAAAACAAGGTTGTAAACAGCGACGACATCACAGAAGGTGTGGATGTAGAAGTAGGGACTAAGCAAGTCGCTACCCATTTACGAATCGTTGTTGAATATGGCAGAGATATCCCAAAAATTGTTGAGCAAATTAAAAAGGTCGTTCAGCAGGAAGTGGCCAAGATGACACATTTAGATGTTATAGAAGTCAATGTAGAAGTCATCGATACCAGAACCTTGGACGAGTTTGAAGCAGCTTCAGTTACTGTTCAGGACCGAGTGACAGAAGCCGGAAAAACGACCGGCAGGTTTATTGAAGAGCAGGCTGTGAAAACAAAGCAAAACTTGTCAGAAAGCGCTGAGGAACCTGAGCCTTCTCACTAGCAGGGCAGTCTATAGTCTGTTCTTCTTGCCAGAGTTTTAAATCATATTTAATTCCAGCCAGATGAACGAAAAACAGATAAGAGAAAATAGGTTGATATGAAAACAAAGACTGCTAAAAAGAGCTTATTGATAAGCTTATTTCAACTCATAACAGTAGTCTTGCCCGCCCTCCGAGTTATTCGGGAGCTGATAAGAGACTATTATAAACCTACGAAAAATTAAAGGGGACAATATGGCAAAAAAATCACATAAAAAAGGTATGACCTTCTTTCAGGGAGTGTTAACTGCAGCTACTATAGCAGGTATTGCTTACAGTATAACCTCCAAAGAAGATCGACAGGCTTTATTTAATAAAGGCAAAAAATTATGGAAAAATATCCTGCCTGCTGATCAAGCACAATCAGAGACATCAGCTGGATCACATTCTGCACAGGAAGTTCTTGCGGGGATTGCGGCTTCTGCCGGCAGGGCTGTTAATGAAGTCTATGAAAAAGTGGGAAACAAGGATAAACAGAACCATTCTGCTGCCTTTGTTAACAATCAGTCAGATGATGATAAAGATGAGGGTGTATCAAGCGAGGATGCGAATCGGTAAAAGCCAAACATAAAAAAGAGGTCGGGGACAAATGTACTGTCCCTCCAAAAAGTTAGATAGAAAATCTAACAATTGGGGGGCAGTTCACCAGCCCAGCCTCTTATTTTTTGTCGGAACTGGTCTGTCAAGAAGCTGTAAGTCAGCATCGTTATATATTCAGCACTTAATCGTTTGTTGCTTCCGGCTTTACCTCAGGGAATCAGTCTGTTTCTGATTTTTTAAACTGGCTGCATAAGCATCCAGAACAATACGGGACAGAATGGCTAAAGGAAGACGTGAATGAACTTCAAAATCGGGGAAATAGGAGAGTTCGGACTTAAAACCAAAGAGCTGATAATCGGTGAGTTGTGCTAAAGAACCGGAAGGGTTGGCACTTATTAAAATAGATGTTATGTGGCTGCGCTGGCAGTTTTTAGCTGCATCTACAAGTGCGGCTGTTTCACCATTGAGTGAAATAAAAATAACCAAGTCTTCGGCTGTCAGCCGCTTGCTGACGGGTCGAATAATATTCGGATCTGTATGCAGTTCGCAGTATTTATGGCTTAACTGAAATTTAATCAGCATTTCCGAACCAGTCATTTCTGAAAAACCGCGAGCAAAAATCATAATTCTATGAGCCGTTTTGATAGCAGCAATCGCCTGTTCCAGCACATCTGCATCAATCATATTTAAAGTACGGATGACCTCCTGATAGTTTTTGATAATAGACTGTTTGGTATCAGCGGTCATGTGCTGATTATTGATGATATGGAGACTGTCTCGGCTGTTATTTTGAATTTCATGCTTAAAAGCTGAAAACCCTGCATAGCCTTTTTTCTTTAATGTTCGGGTAACAGAAGCGTTTGAGACACTCAATCGTTCACTTAATTCGGAAATGGTCAAATCAATCATTTGGTTGAAATGTTCATTAATATAATTCCAAATATACTCTTCAGTATCTGTCAGTCGATGTTGGTTCATAGTTCCTTCCTGAAAATCTGTTCACTATTACAGCGAAAGCTGAAAACGCATTCAATTTTAAAGTGTTAAGATAACTATACAAGATAAAATAGTGAATTGCAAGGCAGCAGCAAAGAAAACAGCCTGAAAATCTAATAAAAATGAAAAAGGCAGTATCATCAGTTATGGCGTTAACTAAATACTGGAGATGTCTGGGTGGCAGCGCCCTTTATGGTCTGGGGCTCGATCCTATATGACTGAAGGCTTTGTCGTCTTAACAGCCTATAGACAGATCTAAAGGATGGTTTAAAAACTAATCCTTAATTTTGTCGGTGTTTATGCACAAGACGCAGTAGCCTAGCGTCATTTTAGCCGCTTTTTCAAAGCTCTAAAATGTCTGCTAGACTTTGCGGGGGCGAGACATCGAACGTTATGGTCTGGGGTTCTGTCTCGCTCCCTAGTCATCTTGGCAGGGGTGCGTCTGCGAAATCAAAGATTTCGGACTTACCGCCTTTCATGCGGTTTTTATGGGTGCTGTGTTTTAGGAGGGGTAATGGGAATTTATACTTGTACAATGAATCCGGCAATTGATTTGTTTATCGAAACAGAGGATATGCAGGCATCAAAAGTTAACCGTACGGTATCGAATGAAATTCAAGCTAATGGGAAAGGTGTCAATGTTTCTTTGATTATGAAGCAGCTCGGCTTAGACAGCACAGCTTTAGGTTTTTCAGGGGGCTTTACAGGCCGTTATATCAGTGACTACTTAACTGAACAGAGGATAGCTAATCATTTTGTCGAAATAGCTGGTCTGACACGGATCAATGTTTTTACTAAGGTCAATGCCAGCAACCAAGAGTTTAAACTAGTCAATCAAGGCCCGACGGTCAGTTTGGAAGCTCAGGAATTGCTCCTTAATCAGGTGAAAAATCTAACCGAAAATGACTATTTGATCATTTCCGGCAGTCTGCCGAGGGGAGTGGACCCATCGATACTGGCAGCTATTGCGAAAATTTGTCAGGAAAAAGGTGTACAGGCTGTTTTTGATGTCAGTCATGCTGTCGTTTTGGACTGCCTTCAGTATCAGCCCTATCTTTTAAAACCGAATGAGGAAGAAATAGCAGAGTGGTTCGGCTTAGAGAAGCTGTCAAAAGAGCAGGCTCTATTGTATGCGAAAAAACTGATTCAACTGGGGGCAAAAAATATTTTGCTTTCTCTGGGAGCTGATGGGGCTATGTATATTGCAAAAGACTTATCTGCATGGAGCTGCAACGCTCCGGCAGGCAAAGTCGTAAATACTGCCTGTTCAGGAGACACTTTGCTGGGAAGTTTTTTAACAGGATTAATAAAAAAGCAGGATACAGCGGCTAACTTAGCACAAAGCGTTGCTGCAGGCTCATCAACTGCTTTTAGAAGCGGGCTTACTGATTTCAGTGATGTTAATGCTCTTCAAAGGCAAATTCAGGTCAAAAAAATGGAGGTTTAGAAA
Coding sequences within it:
- a CDS encoding Asp23/Gls24 family envelope stress response protein, yielding MTETAVTDHTIRQTHQSSDLKGDIIYSDKVIEKIIGKSLKTVSGLLAFSGGFFSDLKNKVVNSDDITEGVDVEVGTKQVATHLRIVVEYGRDIPKIVEQIKKVVQQEVAKMTHLDVIEVNVEVIDTRTLDEFEAASVTVQDRVTEAGKTTGRFIEEQAVKTKQNLSESAEEPEPSH
- a CDS encoding MurR/RpiR family transcriptional regulator; translation: MNQHRLTDTEEYIWNYINEHFNQMIDLTISELSERLSVSNASVTRTLKKKGYAGFSAFKHEIQNNSRDSLHIINNQHMTADTKQSIIKNYQEVIRTLNMIDADVLEQAIAAIKTAHRIMIFARGFSEMTGSEMLIKFQLSHKYCELHTDPNIIRPVSKRLTAEDLVIFISLNGETAALVDAAKNCQRSHITSILISANPSGSLAQLTDYQLFGFKSELSYFPDFEVHSRLPLAILSRIVLDAYAASLKNQKQTDSLR
- the pfkB gene encoding 1-phosphofructokinase encodes the protein MGIYTCTMNPAIDLFIETEDMQASKVNRTVSNEIQANGKGVNVSLIMKQLGLDSTALGFSGGFTGRYISDYLTEQRIANHFVEIAGLTRINVFTKVNASNQEFKLVNQGPTVSLEAQELLLNQVKNLTENDYLIISGSLPRGVDPSILAAIAKICQEKGVQAVFDVSHAVVLDCLQYQPYLLKPNEEEIAEWFGLEKLSKEQALLYAKKLIQLGAKNILLSLGADGAMYIAKDLSAWSCNAPAGKVVNTACSGDTLLGSFLTGLIKKQDTAANLAQSVAAGSSTAFRSGLTDFSDVNALQRQIQVKKMEV